One Solirubrobacterales bacterium genomic region harbors:
- a CDS encoding NADH-quinone oxidoreductase subunit A: MLNNYLPVLVFLVLGLVVGTLFTIGNIYVGPKRPKSWTPTKQAQQDPYECGLPSEVQGGFRFGISFYLVAMLFILFDVEVLFLYPVAVQLEAFGTFALVETLTFSALLLIGFVYSWRRGALDWKL; encoded by the coding sequence TTGCTGAATAACTACCTGCCAGTTCTGGTCTTCCTCGTCCTTGGCCTTGTCGTGGGAACTCTCTTCACGATCGGCAACATCTACGTCGGACCGAAGAGGCCCAAGTCATGGACGCCGACCAAGCAGGCCCAGCAAGATCCGTATGAATGCGGGCTTCCATCCGAGGTCCAGGGCGGCTTCCGCTTCGGAATCAGCTTCTACCTGGTCGCGATGCTCTTCATCCTTTTTGACGTCGAAGTCCTGTTCCTCTATCCCGTGGCCGTTCAACTCGAGGCCTTCGGAACTTTCGCGCTGGTCGAGACGCTGACCTTCAGCGCGCTTCTGTTGATCGGCTTTGTCTACTCATGGCGCCGCGGCGCACTGGACTGGAAGCTTTGA
- a CDS encoding NADH-quinone oxidoreductase subunit B, whose translation MLRGDIEGADFERYVEDAVGLTTLDRALNWARSQTVFPMTFGLACCAIEMMSIVNARYDVARFGSEAFRASPRQADLLILSGRVSIKMAPVIRRIYDQMLEPKWVIAMGACSSSGGVFSNYAVVQGADKFLPIDVHVPGCPPRPEALMYGLIKLQRKIKGNPDDGWRVRYGAHGTEEYPYGAAGAPPDVDLQKLIAERKKQLGNGRPPGSILSQATTAGARHA comes from the coding sequence ATGCTGCGCGGCGACATCGAGGGCGCGGATTTCGAGCGCTACGTCGAGGACGCGGTCGGTCTGACCACGCTCGACCGGGCGCTCAACTGGGCGCGCTCGCAAACCGTCTTCCCGATGACTTTCGGCCTCGCATGCTGCGCGATCGAGATGATGTCGATCGTCAACGCACGCTACGACGTCGCACGCTTTGGCTCTGAGGCCTTCCGCGCGTCACCGCGCCAGGCCGATCTTTTGATCCTCTCGGGCCGCGTTTCGATCAAGATGGCGCCGGTCATCCGCCGCATCTATGACCAGATGCTCGAGCCCAAGTGGGTCATCGCGATGGGGGCCTGCAGCAGCAGCGGTGGCGTCTTCAGCAACTATGCGGTCGTCCAGGGCGCAGACAAGTTTCTCCCGATCGACGTGCACGTGCCGGGTTGCCCGCCGCGTCCGGAAGCATTGATGTACGGATTGATCAAGCTGCAGCGCAAGATCAAGGGCAACCCCGACGACGGCTGGCGCGTACGTTATGGCGCCCACGGCACCGAGGAGTACCCGTACGGCGCCGCCGGCGCGCCGCCGGATGTCGACCTGCAAAAGCTGATCGCCGAGCGCAAGAAGCAGCTGGGCAACGGTCGGCCTCCCGGCTCAATCCTCTCTCAGGCAACGACCGCAGGTGCCAGACATGCCTGA
- a CDS encoding NADH-quinone oxidoreductase subunit C: MPDAPGLELVANAVREKISADAVIGTSYYREQACLEVAPEQVIPVLEFLKTDPDQSYTFLASVHGCDYLPEAPRLGVHYELLNMKKVERLRVKIRLGVDAPNVKTAIHLFPTADFQEREIYDMFGVVFDGHPDMRRILMPEDYEGYPQRRDFPLGGEPVIFTHNEPEGPGWYE, from the coding sequence ATGCCTGACGCGCCCGGACTCGAGCTTGTCGCCAACGCCGTTCGCGAGAAGATCTCGGCCGACGCCGTGATCGGAACGTCGTATTACCGCGAGCAGGCCTGCCTTGAAGTTGCGCCCGAGCAGGTCATCCCGGTGCTCGAGTTCCTCAAGACCGATCCGGATCAGAGCTACACATTCCTTGCCAGCGTCCACGGCTGCGACTACCTGCCCGAGGCTCCGCGCCTCGGAGTGCACTACGAACTGCTGAACATGAAGAAGGTCGAACGCCTGCGCGTGAAAATCCGCCTGGGCGTCGACGCGCCAAACGTCAAGACCGCGATCCACCTGTTCCCGACGGCCGACTTCCAGGAGCGCGAGATCTACGACATGTTCGGCGTCGTTTTTGACGGCCACCCCGACATGCGCCGCATCCTGATGCCCGAGGACTACGAGGGCTACCCCCAGCGCCGCGACTTCCCGCTTGGCGGCGAGCCCGTGATCTTCACACATAATGAGCCCGAAGGCCCGGGGTGGTACGAGTGA
- a CDS encoding NADH-quinone oxidoreductase subunit D: MNIGPHHPATHGVLRLLTTLEGEIIKSTTPLIGYVHTGIEKNCEDKSYWKVIPLIERMDYVSYYFNALGYCMSVEKLLDEEVPERAQWLRVIHLEMCRIHSHMVWLGTSALDLGAISMFWYCFRERDNILDLFEMSSGQRMHTRLFQIGGVAEDIPLGFADKLRAWVKQMPGRTDQFADLLDKNEIFLQRMKEVGAVSEERLLELGVTGPLLRATGNPWDLRKAAPYSSYDKFDFQIPVGSVGDNYDRYKVRLMEIYESCKIIEQALEGLPEGPWITDNRKVALPPRHELATSMEALIHHFKLVTEGIRVPEGEVYVPIESPRGELGCFVVSDGSSKPARVHMREPSFVNLQALSDMVNDTYLADMIATLAMLDPILGGIDR; the protein is encoded by the coding sequence ATGAACATCGGGCCCCACCACCCTGCAACGCACGGTGTGCTGCGCCTGCTGACCACGCTCGAGGGCGAGATCATCAAGTCGACGACCCCACTGATCGGCTACGTCCACACCGGCATCGAGAAGAACTGCGAGGACAAGTCGTACTGGAAGGTCATCCCGCTGATCGAGCGGATGGATTACGTCTCGTACTACTTCAACGCCCTCGGTTACTGCATGAGCGTCGAGAAGCTGCTCGACGAAGAGGTGCCCGAGCGCGCCCAGTGGCTTCGCGTCATTCACCTCGAAATGTGCCGAATTCACAGCCACATGGTCTGGCTCGGAACGAGCGCCCTGGACCTCGGCGCGATCTCGATGTTCTGGTACTGCTTCCGGGAGCGCGACAACATCCTCGACCTTTTCGAGATGTCATCCGGACAGCGCATGCACACGCGGCTGTTCCAGATCGGCGGCGTCGCCGAGGACATCCCACTCGGATTCGCCGACAAACTGCGCGCCTGGGTCAAGCAGATGCCCGGGCGCACCGACCAGTTCGCAGACCTGCTGGACAAGAACGAGATATTCCTGCAGCGCATGAAGGAGGTCGGCGCCGTGTCCGAGGAGCGGCTGCTGGAACTTGGCGTGACCGGGCCGCTGCTGCGCGCGACGGGCAATCCGTGGGATCTGCGCAAGGCCGCCCCGTACTCAAGCTACGACAAGTTCGATTTCCAGATTCCGGTCGGTTCCGTGGGCGACAACTACGACCGTTACAAGGTCCGCCTCATGGAGATCTACGAGAGCTGCAAGATCATCGAGCAGGCGCTCGAGGGCCTGCCTGAAGGGCCCTGGATAACCGACAACCGCAAAGTCGCGCTTCCGCCGCGTCACGAGCTGGCCACCTCGATGGAGGCCTTGATTCACCACTTCAAGCTCGTCACCGAAGGCATTCGCGTGCCCGAGGGTGAGGTCTATGTACCGATCGAGTCGCCACGCGGTGAGCTCGGTTGCTTTGTCGTTTCGGATGGATCGAGCAAGCCGGCGCGCGTGCACATGCGCGAGCCCTCGTTCGTCAATCTTCAGGCGCTCTCAGACATGGTCAACGACACGTACCTCGCGGACATGATCGCCACGCTCGCGATGCTCGACCCGATCCTGGGAGGCATCGACCGATGA
- a CDS encoding NAD(P)H-dependent oxidoreductase subunit E, with product MSEPIQEARRFEDTIPQLANVDVPEALHAWIVDRMELYPDKKSAIIPCLMAAQKTHGWLSPEAVDQVAAVMKLTPAQLVSVASFYDMFELEPSGSRTIYMCTNISCMLRGADQVMEELEQQVGVRNGGVSEDGIFLRNFECLGACDIAPMASVDGQFIGPLTVADAKTMVEDIRAGREVLSAKHLSRRPVAATLWANGGRAEGYDVSEGGEV from the coding sequence ATGAGCGAACCGATCCAGGAAGCCCGCCGGTTTGAAGACACGATCCCGCAACTGGCCAACGTTGACGTGCCCGAGGCACTGCACGCCTGGATCGTCGATCGCATGGAGCTGTATCCCGACAAGAAGTCGGCGATCATCCCGTGTCTGATGGCAGCGCAGAAGACGCACGGATGGCTCTCGCCCGAGGCCGTCGATCAGGTCGCGGCGGTGATGAAGCTGACGCCGGCGCAGCTCGTCTCGGTCGCAAGCTTTTACGACATGTTCGAGCTCGAGCCATCGGGCAGCCGCACGATCTACATGTGCACGAACATCAGCTGCATGCTCCGCGGCGCCGACCAGGTGATGGAGGAGCTCGAACAACAGGTCGGCGTGAGGAACGGCGGCGTGTCTGAAGACGGGATCTTCCTGCGCAACTTCGAGTGTCTCGGCGCCTGCGACATCGCGCCGATGGCGAGTGTCGACGGTCAGTTCATCGGACCGCTCACGGTCGCGGACGCGAAGACGATGGTCGAGGACATCCGCGCCGGTCGCGAAGTGCTCAGCGCCAAACACCTTTCCCGACGGCCGGTTGCAGCGACGCTCTGGGCGAACGGCGGACGCGCAGAGGGTTACGACGTCAGTGAAGGGGGCGAGGTCTAG
- the nuoF gene encoding NADH-quinone oxidoreductase subunit NuoF, which yields MSLSNELLFDNIDEPNLKSITVYERRGGYDELKRVLRELPPEAVLNELQASGLRGRGGAGFSMGTKAGFLPKGDMDKYLCCNADESEPGTFKDRELMQKNPHQLIEGMIIASFAAGINKAFIYIRGEYEEQADVLESAAKEAYEKGYLGENILGSGFGVSLVVHRGAGAYICGEETALLDSLEGKRGNPRLKPPFPANAGLFQGPTLINNVETLSNVAHITKMGGLKYAEIGTEKSTGTKLVSISGCVQKPGNYEVDLGTPSRELLFDLAGGPLPGREFKAWFPGGSSSPVLTPAEFDLPYDFDSVAAAGSMLGSGAIIMIDDSVSMVDVALRTAKFYKHESCGKCTPCREGTSWTVKMLQRIDDGLATPMDLDIIESVCEQIMGNCLCVLGDAMAMPVSSMVKKFRPEFEAHIEAARASRTPLDEATLADEINLKELAAH from the coding sequence ATGTCACTCAGCAACGAGTTGCTTTTCGACAACATCGATGAGCCGAACCTGAAGTCGATCACGGTCTACGAACGGCGCGGCGGGTACGACGAGCTCAAGCGAGTGCTTCGTGAGCTTCCGCCCGAGGCGGTGCTCAACGAACTCCAGGCCTCAGGCCTGCGCGGCCGTGGCGGCGCCGGATTCTCGATGGGCACCAAGGCCGGCTTCCTGCCCAAGGGCGACATGGACAAGTACCTCTGCTGCAACGCGGACGAGTCCGAACCCGGCACCTTCAAGGACCGCGAGCTGATGCAGAAGAACCCGCACCAGCTGATCGAAGGGATGATCATCGCGAGCTTCGCCGCCGGAATAAACAAGGCATTTATCTACATCCGCGGCGAGTACGAAGAGCAGGCGGACGTGCTCGAGTCCGCCGCGAAGGAGGCCTACGAGAAGGGCTACCTCGGCGAGAACATTCTTGGCAGCGGCTTTGGCGTGTCGCTGGTCGTGCACCGCGGCGCTGGCGCCTACATCTGCGGTGAAGAGACGGCGCTGCTTGACTCATTGGAGGGCAAACGCGGCAACCCGCGCCTGAAGCCGCCCTTCCCGGCCAACGCCGGATTGTTCCAGGGTCCGACACTGATCAACAACGTCGAGACGCTCTCCAACGTCGCTCACATCACCAAGATGGGCGGGCTGAAATACGCTGAGATCGGCACCGAGAAGAGCACGGGAACGAAGCTCGTCTCGATCAGTGGCTGCGTGCAGAAGCCAGGCAACTACGAGGTCGATCTTGGAACGCCGTCGCGCGAGCTGCTGTTTGATCTGGCGGGCGGGCCGCTGCCCGGCCGCGAGTTCAAGGCATGGTTTCCGGGCGGTTCATCGTCGCCGGTGCTGACGCCGGCCGAGTTCGATCTGCCGTATGACTTTGATTCAGTCGCGGCCGCCGGCAGCATGCTCGGTTCTGGCGCGATCATCATGATCGACGACTCGGTTTCGATGGTCGACGTTGCGCTTCGGACGGCGAAATTCTACAAGCACGAGTCCTGCGGCAAATGTACGCCGTGCCGGGAGGGCACGAGCTGGACCGTGAAGATGCTCCAGCGCATCGACGACGGGCTCGCCACGCCGATGGACCTCGACATCATCGAGAGCGTGTGCGAGCAGATCATGGGCAACTGCCTCTGCGTGCTCGGCGACGCGATGGCGATGCCGGTGTCGTCCATGGTCAAAAAGTTCCGTCCGGAATTCGAAGCTCACATCGAAGCCGCTCGGGCTTCTCGTACCCCGCTCGACGAGGCGACGCTCGCTGACGAGATCAACCTCAAGGAGCTCGCCGCTCACTGA